ATGCCCGGGTAGCGCGAGTCGGCGCAGCCGTAGCCCCAGCTGACGACGCCCGCCAGCACGCGGGTGCTGCCCTTGAGCACCGTGAGCGGACCGCCGGAGTCGCCCTGGCACGAGTCCTTGCCGGGAGCCGCCGCCCCGAGCTGGTCCGCGGTGATGGTCTCATCCGGGTACGACGACTGGGCCGAGGTGTTGCTGATGAGGTTCACGTCCACCGTCTGCAGCGTGGTGGGGCTCGAGCCGCCGCTGGAGAGCGCGCCCCAGCCGGTGACGCGCGAGACGACGCCCACGTTGGTGGTGCCCGAGGAGGCGTCCGCCGCGGTGACCATACCGATGGCCTTCACGTTGGCCCCGCTCAGGTCCAGCGGCGTGGACAGACGCAGCAGCGCCACGTCCTTGCCCAGCTCGGGCGTCACGTAGCCCGGGTAGACAACGACTTCGGCCACCGTGCGAGCCTGCCCGGTGCCGTTGCGCGTGGTGCTGCCCGCCAGCACGCGGCCCGGCTTGGAGATGGACCCACCCGAGTTCACGCAGTGCTGCGCGGTCAGGATCCAGTTCGCGTTGAGCACCGAGCCGCCGCAGAAGTGCGAGCCCGAGCTGGACTGCAGCGACACCTGCCAGGGGTTGGCGGCAATCGTCGTGTTGGTGCCGCCGACAATCTCCTGCGCGCTGGAGGCGACCGGCTCCTGCGGGTGCTTCTCCTCGACGACCTCCGGACCGCAACCAACCACCAGCGACATCACACCGGCGGCAGCCCAGCGGCGCACAACCAAGCCTGAAGACATTCGGACCTCGGTAATGGGGGGATTGAAGCGCGCGTATCGTGAATGGACCCGATATCACCGGTCAACAGGGAG
The genomic region above belongs to Pyxidicoccus trucidator and contains:
- a CDS encoding trypsin-like serine protease translates to MSSGLVVRRWAAAGVMSLVVGCGPEVVEEKHPQEPVASSAQEIVGGTNTTIAANPWQVSLQSSSGSHFCGGSVLNANWILTAQHCVNSGGSISKPGRVLAGSTTRNGTGQARTVAEVVVYPGYVTPELGKDVALLRLSTPLDLSGANVKAIGMVTAADASSGTTNVGVVSRVTGWGALSSGGSSPTTLQTVDVNLISNTSAQSSYPDETITADQLGAAAPGKDSCQGDSGGPLTVLKGSTRVLAGVVSWGYGCADSRYPGMYSRVSSFESWITSKISGTPPPTTTLLSRTGLSGASGSFQHFAITVPAGTTSLTVTQTGGTGDADLYVRSGSQPTTTTYNCRPYLSGNAETCSFANPTAGTWYVSVRGYTSFTGVSLTATVP